The Nodosilinea sp. PGN35 genome has a window encoding:
- a CDS encoding SDR family NAD(P)-dependent oxidoreductase, whose amino-acid sequence MVDITPTHPDYFIPNRFEGKTLLVTGAATGIGAATAIRAAREGANVVGLDRKAKELNETISQIKSEGHQAIAIVGNVVETAVCDRAVADAVRVYGGLDLALNAAGVMDGGDPAQPLNFNGQRNLLPNSIHEATDEYWEAVVATNTTGVFKSMRAELRQIVQQGRGGAIVNIGSIAGLTGLAGNPAYVASKHGVTGLTRNAALDYAPFGIRINSVNMAATDTPMVARAGEFVQAMKASGQGGSMGGLKTQSILAAADSQHRASTVWEQAAIILFLLSPDAANLTGCTYATDGGWTSY is encoded by the coding sequence ATGGTAGATATTACTCCCACCCATCCCGACTATTTCATTCCCAACCGTTTTGAAGGCAAAACCCTGCTAGTGACGGGAGCGGCCACGGGTATTGGGGCAGCAACCGCCATTCGGGCCGCCAGGGAAGGGGCTAACGTGGTGGGCCTCGATCGCAAAGCAAAGGAGCTGAACGAAACGATTAGCCAGATCAAAAGCGAAGGCCATCAGGCGATCGCCATCGTGGGCAATGTGGTGGAAACGGCGGTCTGCGATCGCGCCGTCGCCGACGCCGTGCGGGTCTATGGCGGGTTAGATCTGGCCTTGAATGCGGCGGGGGTGATGGATGGAGGCGATCCGGCCCAGCCATTAAACTTCAATGGCCAGCGCAACCTGTTGCCCAACTCCATCCACGAAGCCACCGATGAGTATTGGGAGGCGGTGGTTGCGACCAACACCACTGGAGTGTTCAAATCGATGCGTGCGGAACTGCGGCAGATCGTGCAGCAGGGGCGCGGTGGGGCCATCGTCAATATTGGTTCCATCGCGGGGCTCACGGGTTTGGCGGGCAACCCCGCCTATGTCGCCAGCAAGCATGGCGTTACCGGGCTCACCCGCAATGCTGCATTGGACTACGCCCCCTTCGGCATTCGCATTAACTCCGTCAACATGGCGGCCACCGACACCCCGATGGTGGCGCGGGCGGGTGAGTTCGTCCAAGCGATGAAGGCATCGGGCCAGGGCGGTTCGATGGGCGGCCTCAAAACCCAGAGTATTCTGGCGGCGGCAGATTCTCAGCACCGGGCATCGACGGTGTGGGAGCAGGCGGCAATTATCCTGTTTCTCCTGTCGCCCGATGCCGCTAACCTGACGGGCTGTACCTACGCCACCGATGGTGGCTGGACGAGTTACTAG
- a CDS encoding response regulator transcription factor: protein MRILLVEASHPPPRLPYTTLSQHRFVVDRASNSEEAWELLSSFLYDLLLLEAFTPCCDGIHLCRRLRNVGNPVLILLILPALTGGDGGSAQASHRIQGFTSGADACLTQPVDGQELLAHIQALARRGARKASPVLSWGPVCLHPTACQVTCDGRVLTINRKEYQLLELLLSHPRQTFSRAAISDRLWPLDETLPTDATIKTHIRNVRRKLEQAGVQDFIQTHYGHGYRLNPSYHARAALASDQTLQPGAVVDTVTAHVWQELMTANARLQEEIEHRQRIAEQLERSERMLRNAQQVAQIGSWEFDMQTQTTYWTEELYRIHGLDPSQPAPTPSENLALIHPDDHPIHTEAILKPVIKEEPFEANLRIIRNDGEIRYVNIRGGPIFDDERRLIKIAGTTFDITQWVVNDTFSTLRAVSAPVA from the coding sequence ATGAGAATTTTGCTGGTCGAAGCCTCTCACCCCCCCCCGAGACTCCCCTATACGACCTTGAGTCAGCATAGATTTGTTGTCGATCGAGCCAGCAACAGCGAGGAAGCCTGGGAACTGCTCAGTTCCTTTCTGTACGACCTGCTGCTGCTGGAGGCGTTCACCCCCTGCTGCGATGGCATCCACCTTTGCCGTCGCCTGCGCAATGTAGGCAATCCAGTGTTGATTCTGCTAATCTTGCCCGCTCTCACCGGAGGGGATGGGGGTTCTGCCCAGGCAAGCCATCGCATCCAGGGCTTCACCAGCGGTGCCGATGCCTGTCTCACGCAACCCGTTGATGGACAGGAATTGCTAGCCCATATCCAAGCGTTGGCCCGACGAGGAGCGCGAAAAGCCAGCCCGGTGCTCTCCTGGGGGCCCGTGTGTCTGCATCCAACTGCCTGCCAGGTCACCTGCGATGGTCGGGTTTTGACGATCAATCGCAAAGAGTACCAACTTCTGGAACTGTTGTTGAGCCATCCCCGACAGACGTTTTCTCGCGCCGCTATCAGCGATCGCCTGTGGCCCCTGGATGAGACATTGCCCACCGATGCCACCATCAAAACCCACATTCGCAATGTTCGTCGCAAGCTAGAGCAGGCTGGGGTTCAAGACTTCATTCAAACCCATTACGGTCATGGATATCGCCTGAATCCGTCCTATCACGCCAGGGCTGCCCTGGCCAGCGATCAGACCCTTCAACCTGGAGCCGTCGTAGATACGGTAACCGCCCATGTCTGGCAGGAACTGATGACAGCCAATGCCCGGTTACAAGAGGAAATTGAGCACCGCCAGCGGATTGCCGAACAGCTAGAACGCTCAGAACGGATGCTGCGCAACGCCCAACAGGTAGCCCAAATTGGCAGTTGGGAGTTTGACATGCAGACCCAAACCACCTACTGGACCGAAGAACTGTATCGCATCCATGGTCTCGACCCCTCGCAACCCGCCCCCACTCCATCCGAAAACCTAGCCCTGATTCACCCTGACGATCACCCTATTCATACAGAGGCGATTCTCAAACCAGTGATCAAAGAGGAACCCTTTGAAGCCAATTTACGCATTATTCGTAACGATGGTGAAATTCGCTATGTCAATATTCGAGGAGGTCCCATCTTCGACGACGAAAGAAGGTTGATAAAGATCGCCGGAACGACGTTTGATATTACTCAATGGGTGGTCAACGATACGTTTTCAACTTTAAGAGCCGTCTCAGCGCCAGTGGCTTAG
- a CDS encoding alpha/beta hydrolase: MSQPTRCRRFLPASLATATLAIGSVLFDASLPRPGYSAEEIRINTTGPLVLTVSVDALETFAATGEITPELKLYARFLSAPLLAQLRTGLNFKLPLDVVMVDNVAYSPLGRDVLFNLGKVVRTTSGDNGQIALRAAVINAAANAGPEGWTLIDALRAFPTQSIDIDLMDLLALRRELSLYFSYNRAANGAIQAQAAAEALTEADLDVARLPDLSQPGPYSFQKATITVTNPATRQTAAGLTVNYDFDSDIYIPNGLSGPAPIVIISHGFGDVKESFTFLAEHLASYGFVAIIPDHVGSDLAYRQTYLQGRLNTLLSPMEFVNRPQEISYLIDRLEELTAESGEWAAIADPTRIGVVGDSLGGSTALALGGAEINYARLVENCDQESVILNFSLYLECRARFLPPQNYALKDPRIKAVVAAHPLGGGLYGPEGFGQIDVPLLMVSGGNDIVSTVVTEQIHPFVWLQSEPKYLALFEGGTHFTSKPGRDGAGGIFKLLAGEHRDVGSRYYKILSVAFWNAYLRDQKEFLPYLTARYGEFISEGQPMAVDIISELSASQLEAAYGGTPPIPVMPTAIASLPAPREETILAEIARTGTLKVGLRKDAAPFGFINRDNAWDGYCGDMALSLGRYLTDHLTLASPIQVVELTSTLDNRYSLVQDGTVHLECGPNTIRSDVAGITFSNPIFVGSAQFLTLAGQAKPINPNLPLEGVRLGILSNTTTEQFVQSTYPRADRVTFSGPEGRRRAIQAVQQGSIDAFVGDGILTYAALRLAGNPLEEFALVPEQPLTCEFYGLVLPDNDPQWRTLVNQYLVSDRENGVSTKWFADLYPATLNQADFCLNR; the protein is encoded by the coding sequence ATGTCCCAACCCACTCGATGCCGCCGCTTTTTGCCAGCCAGCCTGGCCACCGCTACCCTTGCGATCGGCAGCGTATTGTTCGATGCCAGCCTGCCCCGTCCCGGCTACAGCGCCGAGGAAATTCGCATCAATACCACCGGGCCGCTGGTGTTGACGGTCTCGGTCGATGCCCTGGAAACCTTTGCCGCAACCGGCGAAATCACGCCTGAGTTGAAGCTGTACGCTCGCTTTCTCAGTGCTCCTCTGCTGGCGCAACTGCGGACGGGGCTAAACTTCAAGCTACCCCTGGATGTGGTGATGGTCGATAACGTCGCCTATTCTCCTTTGGGGCGAGATGTGCTGTTCAACCTCGGTAAGGTGGTACGGACGACCAGCGGCGACAACGGGCAGATCGCCCTGCGGGCTGCGGTGATCAATGCCGCCGCCAACGCTGGCCCGGAGGGCTGGACCCTGATCGATGCCCTGCGGGCCTTTCCCACCCAATCCATCGACATTGACCTGATGGATTTGCTGGCCCTACGGCGGGAACTGTCCCTGTACTTCAGCTACAACCGAGCAGCCAATGGGGCGATTCAGGCCCAGGCGGCGGCTGAAGCTCTGACCGAGGCCGATCTGGATGTCGCCAGATTACCTGACCTGAGCCAGCCCGGTCCCTATTCCTTTCAAAAGGCCACGATCACCGTCACCAATCCCGCTACGCGACAAACGGCAGCGGGCCTGACCGTTAACTACGATTTCGACTCCGATATTTACATTCCCAATGGGCTGAGCGGGCCTGCCCCCATCGTGATCATTTCCCACGGGTTTGGGGATGTCAAAGAGAGTTTCACGTTTCTGGCTGAGCATCTGGCCTCCTACGGCTTCGTCGCCATTATTCCAGACCACGTGGGGAGTGATTTGGCCTACCGCCAAACCTACCTGCAGGGGCGGCTGAATACCCTGCTCAGCCCTATGGAGTTTGTTAACCGGCCCCAGGAAATTTCGTACCTGATTGACCGACTGGAGGAACTGACGGCGGAATCGGGGGAATGGGCCGCGATCGCAGACCCAACCCGCATCGGCGTTGTCGGCGACTCCCTGGGGGGCTCCACCGCCCTGGCCCTGGGCGGTGCCGAAATCAACTACGCTCGGCTGGTGGAAAACTGCGACCAGGAGAGCGTAATTCTCAACTTTTCTCTGTATTTAGAATGTCGCGCCCGATTTTTGCCTCCCCAAAACTATGCCCTCAAGGACCCTCGCATCAAAGCCGTCGTTGCGGCCCATCCCCTGGGCGGTGGGCTCTACGGCCCCGAAGGCTTTGGCCAGATCGATGTGCCGCTGCTGATGGTGTCGGGGGGCAATGACATTGTCTCAACGGTGGTGACCGAGCAGATTCACCCCTTTGTCTGGTTGCAGAGTGAGCCCAAGTATCTGGCCCTGTTTGAAGGGGGCACCCACTTCACCTCCAAGCCGGGCCGCGATGGGGCAGGGGGCATCTTTAAGCTGCTGGCAGGAGAACATCGAGACGTCGGTTCCCGCTACTACAAAATCCTCAGCGTGGCCTTCTGGAACGCCTACCTGCGAGACCAGAAGGAATTTTTACCCTACCTCACCGCCCGCTACGGCGAATTCATCAGCGAAGGGCAGCCCATGGCGGTGGATATCATCTCTGAGCTGTCCGCCAGCCAGCTTGAAGCGGCCTATGGTGGGACACCGCCTATCCCCGTGATGCCGACTGCGATCGCCTCCCTGCCTGCCCCTCGGGAAGAAACTATTCTGGCCGAAATTGCCCGCACTGGCACGTTGAAGGTGGGTCTGCGCAAAGACGCTGCTCCCTTTGGCTTCATCAATCGGGACAACGCCTGGGATGGCTACTGTGGCGATATGGCTCTCTCCCTGGGCCGCTACCTGACAGACCACCTAACTCTGGCGAGCCCTATTCAGGTGGTAGAACTCACCTCTACCCTCGACAATCGCTACAGCCTGGTTCAAGACGGCACCGTTCACCTGGAGTGCGGCCCCAACACCATTCGCTCGGATGTGGCAGGCATTACTTTCTCCAATCCCATCTTCGTGGGCAGCGCCCAATTTCTGACGCTGGCCGGTCAGGCCAAACCGATCAATCCCAACCTGCCCCTGGAGGGGGTACGGCTGGGGATACTCAGCAACACCACGACCGAACAGTTTGTGCAGTCCACCTACCCCAGGGCCGACCGGGTGACCTTCTCAGGGCCAGAAGGACGCCGCAGAGCCATTCAAGCTGTTCAGCAGGGTTCTATCGATGCCTTTGTCGGCGATGGTATTTTGACCTACGCAGCCCTGCGGCTGGCGGGGAACCCCCTGGAGGAATTTGCCTTGGTGCCGGAACAGCCCCTGACCTGTGAGTTCTACGGACTAGTTTTGCCCGACAATGACCCGCAGTGGCGCACGCTGGTCAATCAGTACCTGGTTAGCGATCGCGAAAATGGGGTCTCTACGAAATGGTTTGCCGATCTCTACCCCGCCACCCTCAATCAGGCCGACTTTTGCCTGAATCGGTAG
- a CDS encoding CAAX protease: MSLLRSRRFEKLLLLTLGVALLVLLLPLLVPLVQAALAAMTITARLVIDLVGMGLIALLVTVLLMPLEALGWWAGWYGDPIQATAENLGSLQKQMASDTPPSHYVVYLDGIGQSTFDYLPDVEGFLDELARGLPDDIQIIRGLMPYSPVNRPLTSEERPFAWFWNWVNRLQFSQKGSLLAFLINLRNVFVVWVSADQRYGPIYNRGTAQVIYNSLINHGYQPGSGVPITLIGFSGGGQISMGAAPYLKAVLPDPINLISIAGVFSGNNNVLKLEHIYHLVGDQDKIERLGPIFFPKRWTLAALSYWNRSKHLGKVSLINLGPVGHQVPGGVMDPDRLLPDGRTALQQTVQWVVDILQGTAPLQDLQPAHISSNLERYRQAPFNRSECYPIQTSMPADRYQPIAPWMGRLLLPQPDQRQPQTISFEIHHAPEKYAHLLGTVVSLGWREDANVKAYWQQVTKDVYFSPQAAYNSQRGGVYPTRLNHWQRVNPLESLAGAHPDDDMVVALPEPVQVEPSAANPLASHYPVTLRIAHEPIQITGLYYGLVKFLGPMDGAAAIALASLVRTISLGTFKRLNVPGIAECPNSIDHGYNPEPFRVVHFSQASGQFDGVREVVWLPPVVANENGTFPFTNEGIEQSPLNETGWYIYGAMGDANQFVVRAIAPRALFQLEPEQAIVGRKPVKTYLKQAAWSQLAEQKGQIGSVQLTYRSDAQAGQCPAWKEGTRALLVHVYGGIGGNQTEPAAQGPVYFGHFSFGVATVVREPLTNELRFDIVYHQIYTQNPDGLVAGTMHWSRYMGDRQFGWIGLRPVADTLIHFAPFTRDYPVKDGQERSPLDVLIRQLEVMAARYRIGDGSGGTYVGPANNCAQDSNQSLYAALQHMARSVRTNPDRSQADIKAWMRQNPDVAKDLQQLEQLGKDLRHHLMPWGSARADWANEATSLGNTLEDDPLKTLGRGLVSWRTMLPRVASNSITECFLCQGATAWMLRTNQLGGDNPDIEPLAPLAF; encoded by the coding sequence ATGTCTCTTTTACGATCTCGTCGCTTCGAAAAATTGCTGCTGCTGACCCTAGGGGTTGCTCTGCTGGTGCTGCTGCTGCCGCTGCTGGTGCCCCTGGTTCAGGCGGCCTTGGCTGCAATGACCATCACAGCCCGGCTGGTTATCGACCTGGTGGGCATGGGGTTGATTGCCCTGCTGGTAACGGTTTTGCTGATGCCGCTGGAAGCCCTGGGCTGGTGGGCAGGCTGGTACGGTGATCCAATCCAGGCCACCGCTGAAAATTTAGGTTCATTACAAAAGCAGATGGCCAGCGATACTCCCCCTTCGCATTACGTTGTTTATCTGGATGGTATTGGTCAATCTACCTTTGACTACCTGCCGGATGTGGAAGGTTTTTTAGATGAGCTAGCCCGAGGGCTTCCCGATGACATTCAAATTATCCGGGGCTTGATGCCCTACTCTCCCGTCAATCGACCCCTGACCAGCGAGGAGCGGCCCTTTGCCTGGTTCTGGAACTGGGTCAATCGGCTTCAATTCAGCCAAAAGGGTAGCTTGCTGGCCTTTCTAATTAATCTGCGTAATGTCTTTGTCGTCTGGGTTTCTGCGGATCAGCGCTATGGCCCCATCTACAATCGGGGCACGGCGCAGGTAATTTACAACAGCCTGATCAATCACGGCTACCAACCCGGCAGTGGAGTTCCCATTACCCTGATTGGCTTTAGCGGCGGCGGCCAAATATCTATGGGGGCAGCCCCCTACCTGAAAGCCGTCTTGCCGGATCCGATTAATCTGATTTCGATCGCTGGGGTCTTTAGTGGGAACAACAACGTTCTTAAGCTGGAACACATCTATCATCTGGTGGGCGATCAAGACAAAATCGAACGCCTTGGCCCGATTTTTTTCCCAAAACGATGGACGTTGGCCGCGCTGTCCTACTGGAACCGCAGCAAGCACCTGGGAAAAGTGAGCCTGATTAACCTTGGGCCGGTCGGACATCAAGTTCCCGGCGGTGTGATGGATCCTGACCGGCTGCTCCCCGATGGCCGTACTGCCTTACAACAGACCGTTCAATGGGTGGTGGATATTCTTCAGGGCACAGCCCCCCTCCAAGACCTGCAACCGGCTCACATTTCCAGCAATTTAGAGCGCTATCGGCAGGCTCCCTTCAACCGGTCTGAATGCTACCCTATTCAGACATCCATGCCAGCCGATCGCTACCAGCCCATTGCCCCCTGGATGGGGCGCTTGCTGCTGCCTCAGCCCGATCAGCGTCAGCCCCAGACCATTTCCTTTGAAATTCACCACGCGCCTGAGAAATATGCCCACCTACTAGGAACCGTGGTCAGCCTGGGCTGGCGTGAAGATGCCAATGTAAAAGCTTATTGGCAGCAGGTGACCAAGGATGTGTACTTCAGCCCCCAGGCCGCCTACAACAGCCAGCGGGGAGGGGTCTATCCAACTCGTCTCAACCACTGGCAACGGGTCAATCCCCTCGAATCTTTGGCGGGGGCGCATCCCGATGACGATATGGTGGTGGCTCTGCCTGAGCCGGTGCAGGTAGAGCCTTCTGCTGCCAATCCCTTGGCCTCCCACTACCCCGTTACCCTACGCATCGCCCACGAACCCATCCAAATTACCGGGCTTTACTACGGCCTGGTGAAGTTCCTGGGGCCAATGGATGGGGCCGCAGCTATAGCTTTAGCCAGTCTGGTTAGGACAATTTCTTTAGGAACGTTCAAACGTTTGAACGTTCCTGGGATTGCTGAATGTCCTAACTCAATTGACCATGGCTATAACCCCGAACCGTTTCGCGTTGTTCACTTCAGCCAAGCCAGCGGGCAGTTTGATGGGGTTAGAGAAGTAGTCTGGTTGCCCCCGGTGGTGGCCAATGAAAACGGTACGTTCCCCTTCACCAATGAAGGGATTGAGCAGTCGCCCCTGAATGAAACGGGCTGGTATATCTATGGGGCGATGGGCGATGCAAATCAGTTCGTGGTGCGGGCGATCGCCCCCCGTGCCCTGTTCCAGCTGGAGCCTGAGCAGGCGATCGTGGGGCGCAAACCAGTCAAAACCTACTTAAAACAAGCTGCCTGGAGCCAGTTGGCGGAGCAAAAGGGGCAGATCGGCTCGGTGCAGTTGACGTATCGCTCTGATGCTCAAGCTGGGCAATGCCCAGCCTGGAAAGAGGGTACCCGCGCCCTATTGGTTCACGTCTATGGCGGCATCGGCGGCAACCAGACCGAACCCGCCGCCCAGGGGCCGGTTTACTTCGGGCATTTCTCGTTTGGCGTCGCCACCGTGGTACGGGAACCGCTCACCAATGAGCTGCGGTTTGACATTGTCTACCACCAGATTTATACCCAAAACCCCGACGGTTTGGTAGCCGGGACGATGCACTGGTCGCGCTACATGGGCGATCGCCAGTTCGGCTGGATTGGCCTTCGCCCCGTGGCCGATACGCTGATTCACTTCGCCCCCTTTACCCGCGATTACCCCGTTAAAGATGGCCAGGAGCGATCGCCCCTGGATGTCTTAATTCGTCAGCTAGAGGTGATGGCCGCCCGCTATCGCATCGGCGACGGCAGTGGCGGTACCTATGTTGGCCCTGCCAACAACTGCGCCCAGGACTCCAACCAGAGTCTCTATGCAGCATTGCAGCACATGGCTCGATCGGTGCGCACCAACCCCGATCGCTCCCAGGCCGACATCAAAGCCTGGATGCGGCAGAATCCCGATGTAGCCAAAGATCTTCAGCAATTAGAACAATTGGGCAAAGACTTGCGGCACCACCTCATGCCCTGGGGCAGCGCCCGCGCTGACTGGGCTAATGAGGCCACGTCTCTGGGCAACACCCTGGAAGATGACCCCCTGAAAACCCTGGGGCGAGGGCTGGTGAGCTGGCGCACGATGCTACCTCGGGTGGCCAGCAACAGCATTACTGAGTGCTTTCTGTGTCAGGGAGCAACGGCCTGGATGCTTCGCACTAACCAGCTCGGCGGGGATAATCCAGATATTGAGCCGCTGGCCCCCCTAGCATTTTAG